The Trichoplusia ni isolate ovarian cell line Hi5 chromosome 10, tn1, whole genome shotgun sequence genome window below encodes:
- the LOC113498323 gene encoding neuronal acetylcholine receptor subunit beta-2-like, which translates to MALLIIIILSFLNLTLGKNCARNDVPEHITWEKKLKEELKCSYRFALVPPPGNETHPFTVNVRFTMKYFTFNSQVEIFTVQNLMYLSWIDERLKWDPKKFFGIKETYITSVNIWTPTLRLFNAADSFDFERFYYVRCSVKSTGRVDCMPRMVHLAICSVKLKNWPYDVQECSLEFGIYPSKWTNFRMNYSSRAISMFGAEYGAEWFISDYKQSGNRSSDNQLKMTFFLEREAGGLAAVVVYPALILTFLTVSSLLLDVMMHVRLILVCFSLYSHFYFLSELGMNIPKDSLDPPTLLLYYRASLILTVMIGTVTLTLCKVCRLKSKPPSYIMSVNDFVYNGYGKYMVIPEWDFKRDLKENRVNEDWIKFSNAVNSLLIIVIVVTYVGLYFSFVPQPVPIKY; encoded by the coding sequence ATGGCCCtgctcataataattatattgagcTTCTTAAACTTAACACTTGGCAAAAACTGTGCAAGAAACGATGTTCCCGAACACATAACTTGGGAGAAGAAATTGAAGGAGGAGCTGAAGTGTTCGTACCGCTTTGCCCTCGTACCGCCTCCCGGAAACGAAACCCATCCATTCACCGTCAACGTTCGATTCACAATGAAATACTTCACCTTCAACAGTCAAGTAGAAATCTTTACCGTCCAGAACTTAATGTACTTATCATGGATAGACGAGAGACTTAAATGGGACCCGAAAAAGTTCTTCGGGATCAAGGAAACTTATATTACGAGCGTTAATATTTGGACGCCGACGCTTAGACTCTTCAACGCTGCCGATTCCTTCGATTTCGAGAGATTCTACTACGTGAGGTGCAGTGTCAAGAGCACCGGGAGAGTGGATTGCATGCCCAGGATGGTCCACCTGGCCATCTGTAGTGTGAAGCTTAAGAACTGGCCTTATGACGTGCAAGAGTGTTCCCTGGAGTTCGGGATATATCCTTCGAAGTGGACGAATTTTAGAATGAATTACAGTTCGCGCGCAATTTCAATGTTTGGGGCAGAATATGGAGCGGAATGGTTCATTTCGGACTATAAGCAAAGTGGGAACCGTAGTTCTGATAACCAGTTGAAGATGACGTTTTTCTTGGAGAGAGAAGCCGGTGGTTTGGCGGCAGTTGTGGTATACCCAGCACTCATATTGACCTTCCTAACTGTCTCATCATTACTCCTAGACGTGATGATGCATGTCCGATTAATATTAGTGTGCTTCAGTCTTTAcagtcatttttatttcttgtcaGAGTTGGGTATGAATATCCCAAAAGATAGTTTGGACCCACCGACGTTACTTCTGTACTACCGTGCTTCTTTAATTTTGACAGTCATGATTGGAACGGTTACATTAACGCTTTGTAAAGTTTGTCGACTAAAATCGAAACCTCCAAGTTATATTATGAGTGTGAATGATTTTGTGTATAACGGCTATGGAAAGTACATGGTGATCCCTGAATGGGATTTCAAAAgggatttaaaagaaaatagagTAAATGAAGATTGGATTAAGTTTTCGAATGCTGTCAATAGccttttaataattgtaattgtagTAACGTATGTTggattgtatttttctttcgtGCCACAACCGGTGCCCATAAAGTATTGA